One genomic window of Hyphomicrobiales bacterium includes the following:
- a CDS encoding GIY-YIG nuclease family protein, translated as MKPHSINIFLLDGDPGGIRVAQISMSTIQAIAFRRNQLRRVREAFPEIERPGVYILIGTDDAEPDRLLSYIGESEGVGARLAFHNSNEQGHDSKSFWTDTVVLISKDENLTKSHARYVEACLIRAVYGITMTTPPKTSLLGDIR; from the coding sequence ATGAAACCCCACTCGATCAACATCTTCCTGCTTGACGGCGATCCCGGTGGCATCCGCGTCGCCCAGATCTCGATGTCCACGATCCAGGCCATCGCCTTCCGGCGCAACCAGTTGCGGAGGGTGCGCGAGGCCTTTCCTGAAATCGAGCGGCCGGGGGTCTACATCCTGATCGGGACCGATGATGCCGAGCCGGACCGGCTGCTGTCGTATATTGGCGAATCCGAGGGCGTCGGTGCGCGCCTCGCGTTCCACAACTCGAACGAACAGGGCCACGACTCGAAGTCGTTCTGGACCGACACCGTCGTTCTGATCAGCAAGGACGAGAATCTGACCAAGAGCCACGCGCGCTATGTCGAGGCCTGCCTGATCCGGGCCGTGTACGGGATTACCATGACAACGCCGCCTAAAACGAGTTTACTGGGCGATATCCGCTAA